The following coding sequences lie in one Trichoderma breve strain T069 chromosome 1, whole genome shotgun sequence genomic window:
- a CDS encoding AAA domain-containing protein has protein sequence MTIKPGVEAIMGPTMMKRPLIKFSTQEEFVHRLERGTIIEMENEISRLKKLNERSDTYAAWVIGPIPGCQTSFTTSWLLLAKNPSSSLSTGFPTITDRFSIDMEETIQLPQGMFALWHLPATRIQNPYEDVTSLDGNSIQKLAAFKVDVPRCQRAENGEQIEVNLMAHLQVSGALDDFSSIVLDETNQKNIYIRWEISSKTFEAELDALDFFVAPKRSEKRAPCYRARLAFARLQDFPAESPEIIDLLSKYPHLAQPSKSSHRISPVLLKKFAQFNHDHVAAHQGLERIKNGLYFVNGCPGAGKTEWNMVISALIQSHHTYAAKRIPHPILFLVDINQTVSDTADRYHCLCKNAGLDVRIIRMHGWPYEMRHSERLTQVGGQKDDGNVATDFTKSFLTTVGLTHYAKLERDDRRAPNLDEAAWDHYEKHKHDSYPGLTKLLGRIEKDEVFDSEDWRLLRRLVTGLYRDVLTSADFVATTPVAASGSFAKLFRPEIIFVDEAPHARELTTLIPLAYFDPVAWIFTGDVKQTRPFVDNCGSERKAQEKGLKFNPYAEQLRLSTMARAAAADALDHKLLVNNRAYGNLQRLPSHIFYDGEMTSGHSEETMYPASTKYLKEYLEKLSGRENLEENRLVVSFANSCEETHRSSFWNPTQHSWVIEQVKSLLEDNKFQSVSGAPGTIMIQTPYSTAYRQYQGEVRQWPAEWQSRVLVLTVDKAQGNQADVVFLDMVRTTSVGFMDDPQRLNVAITRARQAEVIIMHVRMNYRQAKGCRRAKYAAQVWADAHTHRRLVHLH, from the exons ATGACCATCAAACCTGGGGTCGAAGCCATTATGGGCCCTACCATG ATGAAACGACCCCTCATCAAGTTTTCGACCCAAGAAGAGTTTGTACATCGGTTAGAACGAGGCACCATAAtcgagatggagaatgaGATATCCCGGCTCAAGAAACTCAACGAGCGCAGTGACACATACGCGGCATGGGTCATCGGACCCATACCTGGGTGTCAGACATCTTTCACGACGTCTTGGTTGCTTTTGGCTAAAaatccatcttcctctctgaGTACTGGTTTTCCCACCATAACAGATAGATTTTCCATCGACATGGAAGAAACTATCCAGCTGCCTCAGGGAATGTTCGCCCTCTGGCATCTTCCAGCGACGCGAATCCAGAACCCCTACGAAGATGTCACTAGCCTGGATGGAAACTCCATCCAAAAACTCGCCGCTTTTAAAGTGGATGTGCCTCGATGCCAGAGGGCTGAGAATGGAGAGCAGATAGAGGTCAACCTGATGGCTCACCTCCAAGTCTCTGGTGCGTTGGATGATTTCTCTAGTATCGTATTGGACGAGACGAACCAGAAAAACATATACATCCGGTGGGAGATTTCGAGCAAGACTTTTGAAGCTGAGCTTGATGCATTGGACTTCTTTGTTGCGCCAAAGAGATCTGAGAAAAGAGCACCGTGCTATCGTGCCAGACTTGCGTTTGCAAGGTTACAAGATTTCCCAGCAGAGAGCCCAGAAATTATTGATCTCCTGTCAAAGTATCCTCATCTGGCGCAGCCGAGCAAGTCCTCGCACAGGATCTCTCCTGTTCTGTTGAAGAAATTTGCACAATTCAATCACGATCACGTTGCAGCTCACCAGGGACTTGAGCGAATCAAAAATGGCCTTTACTTTGTTAATGGCTGTCCCGGAGCAGGAAAGACTGAGTGGAATATGGTCATATCTGCACTGATTCAGTCTCACCATACATATGCCGCCAAGAGGATTCCTCATCCgattctcttccttgtcgaCATTAATCAGACAGTGTCGGACACAGCTGACAGATACCACTGCCTCTGTAAAAACGCTGGACTCGACGTTCGAATTATACGGATGCATGGGTGGCCCTATGAGATGCGCCATTCTGAAAGGCTGACTCAAGTGGGCGGTCAGAAGGACGATGGCAATGTAGCCACGGATTTCACCAAGAGTTTTCTGACGACTGTTGGTTTAACTCACTACGCTAAGCTGGAGCGAGATGACAGGCGTGCTCCCAACCTCGACGAGGCGGCCTGGGATCATTAcgagaagcacaagcatGACAGCTACCCTGGCCTTACGAAACTCCTCGGCCGCATAGAGAAGGACGAAGTTTTTGACAGCGAAGACTGGAGGCTTCTTCGGCGCCTAGTCACCGGTTTGTACCGAGATGTTCTCACTAGTGCCGACTTCGTTGCTACGACTCCTGTAGCAGCCTCCGGCAGCTTTGCCAAGCTGTTTCGTCCAGAGATTATCTTTGTGGACGAGGCACCTCATGCTCGGGAGTTGACAACACTCATTCCTTTGGCATACTTCGATCCTGTGGCTTGGATCTTCACCGGCGACGTGAAACAGACGCGCCCGTTTGTCGATAACTGCGGCTCTGAGAGAAAAGCCCAGGAAAAAGGATTGAAATTCAACCCCTATGCTGAACAGCTGCGCCTCAGTACTATGGCACGAGCGGCAGCGGCTGATGCTCTTGATCACAAGCTGCTCGTTAATAATCGCGCCTACGGCAATTTACAACGTCTTCCATCTCACATTTTCTACGACGGTGAGATGACATCAGGTCATAGTGAGGAGACAATGTATCCGGCAAGCACGAAGTACCTGAAGGAGTACTTGGAGAAGCTCTCGGGAAGAGAGAACCTGGAGGAAAACAGGCTCGTGGTGAGCTTCGCAAATAGCTGCGAAGAAACTCACCGGAGCAGCTTTTGGAACCCCACCCAGCATAGCTGGGTGATTGAGCAAGTGAAGAGTCTGCTAGAAGATAACAAATTCCAAAGCGTCTCTGGGGCGCCTGGCACGATCATGATTCAAACCCCATATAGCACCGCATACCGGCAGTACCAGGGGGAAGTTAGACAATGGCCTGCAGAGTGGCAGAGTCGGGTGCTTGTCTTAACGGTGGATAAGGCGCAAGGCAACCAAGCCGATGTGGTTTTTCTTGATATGGTAAGAACCACGTCAGTTGGCTTCATGGACGACCCCCAACGCCTCAATGTTGCCATCACTAGGGCAAGACAAGCCGAGGTCATAATCATGCACGTCCGCATGAACTATCGGCAGGCGAAAGGATGCCGACGGGCTAAATACGCCGCGCAAGTCTGGGCAGATGCCCACACGCACAGACGTCTTGTTCATCTGCACTAG